One Lepus europaeus isolate LE1 chromosome X, mLepTim1.pri, whole genome shotgun sequence genomic window carries:
- the GABRE gene encoding gamma-aminobutyric acid receptor subunit epsilon, giving the protein MLPKVLLVLVNTLLILQSRVEGPQAALENKTFTHVDIIYGPQPQPQPQPHPYPQPLGRKLLSEETKPIAAGTGKLPEATRILNTILSNYDHKLRPGIGKKPTVVTVEISVNSLGPLSILDMEYTIDIIFYQTWYDERLRYNDTFETLVLNGNVVSQLWIPDTIFRNSKRTQEHEITMPNQMVRIHKDGKVLYTIRMTIDAGCSLHMLRFPMDSHSCPLSFSSFSYPENEMIYKWEDFKLEINEKNSWKLFQFDFTGVSNKTEIISTPAGDFMVMTFFFNVSRRFGYVAFQNYVPSSVTTMLSWVSFWIKKESAPARTSLGITSVLTMTTLGTFSRKNFPRVSYITALDFYIAICFVFCFCALLEFAVLNFLTYNQMKAHASPKLRYPRFASNTQARTRARARARARARARARQHQEVFVCEIVTSEASDGEERPSCSIRRSPSPDIPQGPRSFCSKLACNKCYKGFRKYFCMIPDCEGSTWQRGRLRFHIYRLDNYSRVVFPVTFFFFNALYWLVCLNL; this is encoded by the exons ATGTTGCCCAAAGTTCTCCTGGTGCTCGTGAACACACTCCTGATCCTCCAGTCGAG GGTCGAGGGACCTCAGGCTGCATTGGAGAATAAAACCTTCACCCACGTTGATATCATCTAtggcccccagcctcagcctcagcctcagcctcaccCTTACCCTCAGCCTCTTGGGAGGAAGCTCCTCTCTGAAGAAACAAAGCCCATTGCTGCTGGGACTGGCAAACTCCCGGAAGCCACTCGCATCCTGAACACTATCCTGAGTAACTATGACCACAAGCTGCGCCCTGGCATTGGCA AGAAGCCCACTGTGGTCACTGTTGAGATCTCTGTCAACAGTCTTGGTCCTCTCTCTATCTTGGACATG GAATACACAATTGACATAATCTTCTATCAGACCTGGTATGACGAGCGCCTCCGTTACAATGACACCTTTGAGACTCTTGTTCTGAATGGAAATGTGGTGAGCCAGTTGTGGATTCCAGACACCATTTTTAGGAATTCTAAGAGGACCCAAGAGCATGAGATCACCATGCCCAACCAGATGGTTCGCATCCACAAGGATGGCAAGGTGTTGTACACAATTAG GATGACCATTGATGCTGGATGTTCTCTTCACATGCTCAGATTCCCAATGGATTCTCACTCttgccctctgtctttctctagcT TTTCCTATCCTGAGAATGAGATGATATACAAGTGGGAAGATTTCAAGCTTGAAATCAATGAGAAGAACTCTTGGAAGCTCTTTCAGTTTGATTTTACAGGAGTGAGCAATAAAACTGAAATTATCTCAACCCCTGCTG GTGACTTCATGGTCATGACATTTTTCTTCAATGTGAGCAGGCGGTTTGGCTATGTTGCCTTTCAAAACTATGTCCCTTCTTCTGTGACCACGATGCTCTCCTGGGTTTCCTTTTGGATCAAGAAGGAGTCTGCTCCAGCCCGAACTTCTTTAG GGATCACCTCTGTACTCACCATGACCACATTGGGCACCTTTTCTCGTAAGAATTTTCCACGTGTTTCCTATATCACAGCTTTGGATTTCTATATCGCCATCTGCTTTGTCTTCTGCTTCTGTGCTCTGTTGGAGTTTGCTGTACTCAACTTCCTGACCTACAACCAGATGAAAGCCCATGCTTCTCCTAAGCTCCGCTAT CCTCGTTTTGCTAGCAATACCCAAGCTCGTACCCGTGCCCGTGCCCGTGCTCGTGCCCGTGCTCGTGCCCGTGCCCGCCAGCATCAGGAAGTTTTTGTGTGTGAGATTGTCACCTCTGAGGCAAGTGATGGAGAGGAGCGCCCATCTTGCTCGATCCGACGATCCCCCAGCCCAGATATCCCGCAGGGCCCCCGCAGCTTCTGCTCCAAGCTGGCTTGCAACAAGTGCTACAAGGGTTTCAGGAAGTACTTCTGCATGATCCCTGATTGTGAGGGCAGCACCTGGCAGCGAGGTCGCCTCCGCTTCCACATCTACCGCCTGGACAACTACTCACGGGTTGTTTTCCCTGTGACCTTTTTCTTCTTCAATGCGCTCTATTGGCTTGTTTGCCTTAACTTGTAG